Proteins encoded together in one Streptomyces sp. NBC_01216 window:
- a CDS encoding ATP-binding protein, translating into MITTSARVPAGDRTDRAPTKCSRALCVAAASASSVRRMRHFVRYCVRRLGLPESTCDTACLVVSELVTNAVLHSGSRSVAVLVGIGPGHLLITVRDCGRWRERDGARRSTVDDDAPCGRGLELVRALTDRCTVTSGSGGTVAVARVRLTPGTAVPATAVAVR; encoded by the coding sequence ATGATCACCACCAGTGCTCGCGTACCCGCGGGCGACCGTACGGACCGCGCACCCACGAAGTGCTCCAGGGCGCTGTGCGTCGCGGCCGCGAGCGCATCCTCCGTACGACGGATGCGGCATTTCGTCCGGTACTGCGTCCGGCGTCTCGGGCTGCCCGAGAGTACCTGCGACACGGCGTGTCTGGTCGTCAGCGAGCTCGTGACCAACGCCGTCCTGCACAGTGGCAGCCGCTCGGTGGCCGTCCTGGTGGGCATCGGGCCCGGACACCTGTTGATCACGGTGCGCGATTGCGGTCGGTGGCGGGAGCGGGACGGTGCACGACGGAGCACCGTCGACGACGACGCCCCGTGCGGCCGGGGCCTGGAGCTCGTGCGGGCGCTCACCGACCGCTGCACGGTCACCTCCGGTAGCGGTGGGACCGTGGCCGTGGCCCGGGTGCGCCTGACACCCGGGACAGCCGTCCCGGCGACGGCGGTAGCGGTCCGGTGA
- a CDS encoding ROK family transcriptional regulator: protein MAADTSGERLGTCGPTRLRARHRALLLALLRHHGPTTRQELVRRSGLSATTVSSLAAELESQGLVTQRALAHGGPGRRPVLVSFDRSAGTALAVEVGPRHLAVAAGCRSRPVAERRVLRTSGSDARDAERLLATAEQALADFAAGPQTLLGATVVVSAAAPPDGAGRPAPRPGEDGLRPAEVARLLGDRWQIPVTVESGAALGALAEFCRGEQAGAHTILNVTCGERVELGMTIGGALHRGRTGQAGNLGHLTVCPGGRRCGCGRSGCLDAYLDGAALRRLLGRDGRAADSDPGGPPGRAGLPDLCGDPVSLLAEAVTAATLLIDPTVIVLGGAFSSPGSGLVEPLRSVLRSLPFSTAPVTCSALGRRAPLLGGVDLVLSEGGHPEPRPAPALGAAARRTIPSQTRGG from the coding sequence ATGGCCGCCGACACGAGCGGCGAGCGCCTCGGCACGTGCGGGCCGACCCGGCTGCGGGCGCGCCACCGGGCCCTCCTGCTCGCCCTGCTCCGGCACCACGGACCGACGACGCGGCAGGAACTCGTCCGGCGAAGTGGCCTGTCCGCGACCACCGTGTCCAGCCTCGCCGCCGAACTGGAGTCACAGGGCCTGGTCACTCAACGCGCCCTCGCGCACGGCGGGCCCGGACGCCGGCCCGTGCTCGTCTCCTTCGACCGGTCCGCGGGCACCGCCCTCGCCGTCGAGGTCGGCCCCCGTCACCTGGCCGTGGCGGCGGGATGCCGCTCCCGTCCTGTGGCGGAACGCAGGGTGCTCCGTACCTCCGGGTCCGACGCACGGGACGCGGAGCGGCTGTTGGCCACCGCGGAGCAGGCCCTGGCGGACTTCGCGGCCGGACCGCAGACCCTGCTGGGGGCGACCGTGGTGGTGAGCGCCGCGGCCCCGCCCGACGGTGCCGGCCGGCCGGCTCCCCGGCCCGGGGAGGACGGCCTGCGGCCGGCCGAGGTCGCGCGGCTGCTGGGCGACCGCTGGCAGATCCCCGTCACCGTCGAGAGCGGCGCGGCCCTCGGCGCTCTCGCGGAGTTCTGCCGCGGCGAGCAGGCCGGCGCGCACACGATACTCAACGTGACCTGCGGCGAGCGGGTCGAACTCGGCATGACGATCGGCGGCGCCCTCCACCGCGGTCGCACCGGGCAGGCCGGTAACCTCGGCCACCTGACCGTGTGCCCCGGCGGACGGCGCTGCGGGTGCGGACGGTCCGGATGTCTGGACGCGTACCTGGACGGCGCGGCCCTGCGAAGGCTGCTCGGCCGCGATGGGAGGGCCGCCGACAGCGACCCCGGGGGGCCGCCCGGCCGGGCCGGACTCCCGGACCTTTGTGGGGACCCCGTCTCCCTGCTCGCCGAGGCGGTGACGGCGGCAACTCTGCTCATCGACCCCACGGTCATCGTGCTCGGTGGCGCCTTCTCGTCCCCCGGGTCGGGGCTGGTGGAGCCGCTGCGGTCCGTACTGCGCTCGCTGCCGTTCTCCACGGCGCCCGTCACGTGCTCGGCGCTGGGGCGCAGGGCGCCGCTGCTGGGCGGTGTCGACCTGGTGTTGTCGGAAGGGGGACATCCGGAGCCTCGGCCCGCCCCGGCCCTGGGGGCGGCGGCGCGTCGAACCATCCCCTCGCAGACCCGGGGCGGGTGA